From a region of the Impatiens glandulifera chromosome 4, dImpGla2.1, whole genome shotgun sequence genome:
- the LOC124934649 gene encoding aspartic proteinase CDR1-like: MDNSTSSGDLAKETYKLGNTLFPKMVYGCSKNNIGMYHHTVAGIAGFGPGPNSLISQLGHRAGGKFAYCLVHYSKEHARSKISFGASAIVFGRSTPLVASYVTLEGISVENMTFPIMVGHDKIYTRIPFRSHAWLDTGSLLSYLPTDLYQQLENALISVSKLVPIQYGIFKHCYTSYPNFPTIIFHFSKGAELVFTMRNTILKNNGLWCLAIKSTNDEIITIGSLLQMDYMIGYDLENGNVSFMATDCLNH; the protein is encoded by the coding sequence ATGGACAATTCCACCAGCTCTGGTGACCTAGCCAAAGAAACTTATAAACTAGGAAACACTCTCTTTCCAAAAAtggtttatggatgttcgaaaaACAACATTGGCATGTACCATCACACCGTTGCCGGCATTGCTGGGTTTGGACCTGGGCCTAACTCATTAATAAGTCAGCTTGGCCATAGAGCCGGCGGTAAGTTTGCGTACTGCTTAGTTCATTATTCGAAAGAACATGCAAGAAGCAAGATCAGCTTCGGGGCTAGCGCGATCGTGTTTGGGCGCAGCACCCCGCTGGTAGCCAGTTATGTCACATTGGAAGGGATTAGTGTCGAAAATATGACATTTCCCATCATGGTTGGTCATGATAAAATTTATACGAGAATTCCTTTTAGGAGTCATGCCTGGTTAGATACTGGCTCTTTACTATCTTATTTGCCGACGGATTTGTACCAACAATTGGAGAATGCACTAATCAGCGTGAGTAAACTCGTACCAATTCAATATGGCATTTTCAAACATTGTTACACGAGCTATCCAAACTTTCCTACTATCATTTTCCATTTTTCGAAAGGGGCTGAGTTAGTTTTTACGATGAGAAATACAATCCTTAAAAATAACGGTTTATGGTGCCTTGCAATAAAATCAACCAATGATGAAATTATAACAATTGGGAGCTTGTTACAAATGGATTACATGATTGGATATGATCTTGAGAATGGGAATGTTTCTTTTATGGCAACTGAttgtttaaatcattaa